The following proteins are co-located in the Microbacterium sp. SORGH_AS_0888 genome:
- a CDS encoding methylenetetrahydrofolate reductase, with protein MTGKDVPGLEEARAAIPAGTKINVTFLGNEDLDMRVAAAKAVKDMGFTPVPHISARRLASQDQLEEFLGRLQEVGATEHVFSVGGDPAEPEGPYPDSLSVIQTGLLQKYGVREVSIAGYPEGHPDIKNDVLWRHLEDKSASLTEQGLDAVILTQFAFDTDPVMNWIAGVRDRGITSQIRIGTPGPAGIKRLLGFARRFGIGANAMIVKKYGFSLTNLMGTAGPDRFVSDLSALLAAEPLSGDVRLHFYTFGGLLATAQWAREYVAAQS; from the coding sequence ATGACCGGCAAGGACGTTCCCGGGCTGGAGGAGGCGCGCGCCGCCATCCCCGCCGGAACCAAGATCAACGTGACGTTCCTCGGCAACGAGGACCTCGACATGCGCGTCGCCGCCGCCAAGGCGGTCAAGGACATGGGCTTCACCCCGGTCCCCCACATCTCGGCACGGCGCCTGGCGAGCCAGGACCAGCTCGAGGAGTTCCTCGGACGCCTGCAGGAGGTCGGCGCCACCGAGCACGTCTTCAGCGTCGGCGGCGACCCTGCCGAGCCCGAGGGCCCCTACCCGGACTCGCTCAGCGTCATCCAGACCGGTCTTCTCCAGAAGTACGGCGTGCGCGAGGTCTCGATCGCCGGGTACCCCGAGGGCCATCCCGACATCAAGAACGACGTCCTGTGGCGCCACCTCGAGGACAAGTCGGCCTCGCTCACCGAGCAGGGACTGGATGCGGTCATCCTCACTCAGTTCGCCTTCGACACCGACCCGGTCATGAACTGGATCGCGGGCGTGCGCGACCGCGGCATCACGAGCCAGATCCGCATCGGAACACCAGGCCCCGCCGGCATCAAGCGCCTGCTCGGCTTCGCCCGCCGCTTCGGCATCGGCGCGAACGCGATGATCGTGAAGAAGTACGGCTTCTCGCTGACCAACCTCATGGGAACGGCCGGTCCCGACCGCTTCGTCTCCGACCTCTCGGCGCTGCTGGCTGCAGAGCCGCTGTCCGGGGATGTCAGACTGCATTTCTACACCTTCGGCGGACTGCTCGCGACGGCCCAGTGGGCCCGCGAGTACGTCGCCGCGCAGTCCTGA
- a CDS encoding NDMA-dependent alcohol dehydrogenase translates to MSNTTSTLDAEARDAHDGVGIKTLAAVCRAPRTPWEVTELDLDAPHFGEVRVRVHAAGLCHSDDHIQKGDAPMRMPVVGGHEGCGIVDEVGAGVTRVKVGDRVVFSFIPACGKCRYCSTGRQNLCDEGKNASTGEFPDGTFRFHQDGVDFGGLCVLGTFSQYTVVSEHSVVKVPDDLPFEVGAIIGCGVPTGWGSAVHLAQVKPGDTVVVFGSGGVGSNAVQGAAMAGAERVVVVDPVAFKREKARELGATHTFETAEEAAEFVVAATWGELADHAIITVGSLHDKVIHDAISIVGKTGQVTITAVGNGWIDENPGMLIGYQRRIQGGIYGGCSPLVDIPRLVSLYQSGKLKVEELITRTYTLEQVNEGYQDMLDGKNIRGVVLIDHDN, encoded by the coding sequence ATGAGCAACACGACGAGCACACTCGACGCCGAGGCGCGTGACGCGCACGACGGCGTCGGCATCAAGACCCTCGCGGCGGTCTGCCGCGCTCCCCGGACGCCGTGGGAGGTCACCGAGCTCGACCTCGACGCGCCGCACTTCGGCGAGGTGCGCGTGCGGGTGCACGCCGCCGGGCTGTGCCACTCCGACGACCACATCCAGAAGGGCGATGCGCCGATGCGGATGCCGGTGGTCGGCGGGCACGAGGGCTGCGGCATCGTCGACGAGGTCGGCGCCGGCGTCACCCGCGTGAAGGTCGGAGACCGGGTCGTGTTCTCGTTCATCCCGGCCTGCGGCAAGTGCCGCTACTGCTCCACCGGGCGGCAGAACCTCTGCGACGAGGGCAAGAACGCCTCCACGGGCGAGTTCCCCGACGGGACCTTCCGGTTCCACCAGGACGGCGTCGACTTCGGCGGCCTGTGCGTGCTCGGGACCTTCTCGCAGTACACGGTCGTCTCCGAGCACTCGGTCGTGAAGGTGCCCGACGACCTGCCCTTCGAGGTCGGCGCGATCATCGGATGCGGTGTGCCGACCGGATGGGGCTCCGCCGTGCACCTCGCGCAGGTCAAGCCCGGCGACACGGTCGTCGTGTTCGGGTCCGGCGGCGTCGGCAGCAACGCGGTGCAGGGCGCCGCGATGGCAGGCGCCGAGCGCGTCGTGGTCGTCGACCCGGTCGCGTTCAAGCGCGAGAAGGCGAGGGAGCTCGGGGCGACCCACACGTTCGAGACCGCGGAGGAGGCGGCCGAGTTCGTCGTCGCGGCGACGTGGGGAGAGCTCGCCGACCACGCGATCATCACGGTCGGGAGCCTGCACGACAAGGTCATCCACGATGCGATCTCGATCGTCGGAAAGACCGGCCAGGTGACCATCACGGCGGTCGGCAACGGCTGGATCGACGAGAACCCGGGCATGCTCATCGGGTACCAGCGCCGCATCCAGGGCGGGATCTACGGCGGCTGCAGCCCGCTCGTCGACATCCCCCGCCTCGTCAGCCTCTACCAGAGCGGAAAGCTCAAGGTCGAGGAGCTGATCACGCGCACCTACACCCTCGAGCAGGTCAACGAGGGCTACCAGGACATGCTCGACGGCAAGAACATCCGCGGCGTCGTCCTCATCGACCACGACAACTGA
- a CDS encoding IclR family transcriptional regulator, protein MMTINPIQSAPSRRSTPGGQMTAAQRVLAILEAFDEDHLLLTLSEISRRAHLSLSTTHRLVGELRDWGALERTDDGHYAIGMRVLELGSLEPQGMRLRDAAHPYLGDLQVAVNANVHLAVRDGFDTVYVESLRARNGVNVLSRLGGRWPLHAAATGQVLLAHAPTAVQEDVLRSRLRGFTRKTVTDPNELRQVLAGIRRTGVAVADECITTDAYAVAVPIRGTHDRVIAALGVTVHHDKAAVNAALPALTMTARAISRACGSPSASRTPAAAPPVRAAG, encoded by the coding sequence ATGATGACCATCAACCCCATCCAGTCCGCCCCGTCGCGTCGTTCCACGCCCGGAGGCCAGATGACGGCCGCGCAGCGCGTGCTCGCGATCCTCGAGGCGTTCGACGAGGATCACCTGCTGCTGACGCTCAGCGAGATCAGCCGTCGCGCGCATCTGAGCCTCAGCACGACGCACCGCCTCGTCGGCGAGCTCCGCGACTGGGGCGCTCTGGAACGAACGGACGACGGCCACTACGCGATCGGCATGCGAGTCCTCGAGCTCGGCAGCCTCGAGCCGCAGGGCATGCGGCTGCGCGACGCCGCGCACCCCTACCTCGGCGACCTGCAGGTCGCCGTCAACGCCAACGTGCACCTCGCCGTCCGCGACGGCTTCGACACCGTGTACGTGGAGTCGCTGCGCGCCCGCAACGGGGTCAATGTGCTCAGCCGGCTCGGCGGCCGGTGGCCGCTGCACGCCGCCGCGACCGGACAGGTGCTGCTCGCGCACGCGCCGACGGCCGTGCAGGAGGATGTCCTGCGATCGCGGCTGCGGGGTTTCACCCGGAAGACCGTCACGGACCCGAACGAGCTCCGGCAGGTGCTCGCCGGCATCCGTCGTACGGGCGTCGCGGTCGCCGACGAGTGCATCACGACGGACGCCTACGCGGTGGCCGTGCCGATCCGGGGCACGCACGACCGCGTCATCGCCGCGCTGGGCGTGACGGTGCACCACGACAAGGCCGCCGTGAACGCGGCGCTGCCCGCCCTCACGATGACGGCCCGCGCGATCTCCCGCGCGTGCGGCTCACCGTCCGCGAGCCGCACCCCCGCCGCCGCACCCCCGGTCCGCGCCGCCGGCTGA
- a CDS encoding SDR family oxidoreductase, whose amino-acid sequence MDDVTGKVTVITGGSSGIGRGIARAFARAGARVIVTGRTAEHLRETVEEFADEGLPVTTMGVDVTDLAAMQAAAEEVERDFGRIDILVNNAGIGLTGPVAEASPTDWDWVIDVNLRGVGNGIQAFLPKIRAHGEGGAIVNTASMAGLVPVVAGLYSMTKAGVIALSEAMHIELLPEGISVAAYCPGPVHSNIAAAVARRPEKYGESGYAPPPAEFTAASRHQPYMDADEAGERVLAGVRRGDMFILTHPEFRDGVVQRHRTIEASFPDEPIDQARRDAIPFLLGSPVYAEENRLAPPRLAGRG is encoded by the coding sequence ATGGACGACGTCACCGGCAAGGTCACCGTGATCACCGGCGGATCCAGCGGAATCGGGCGCGGCATCGCGCGGGCCTTCGCCCGTGCCGGCGCACGCGTGATCGTCACCGGACGCACCGCGGAGCACCTGCGCGAGACGGTCGAGGAGTTCGCGGACGAGGGGCTGCCGGTGACGACCATGGGGGTGGATGTCACGGACCTCGCCGCGATGCAGGCCGCCGCGGAGGAGGTCGAGCGCGACTTCGGGCGCATCGACATCCTCGTCAACAACGCGGGGATCGGCCTCACGGGCCCCGTCGCCGAGGCCAGCCCGACCGACTGGGACTGGGTGATCGACGTCAACCTGCGCGGCGTCGGCAACGGCATCCAGGCGTTCCTGCCGAAGATCCGCGCCCACGGGGAGGGCGGCGCGATCGTGAACACGGCCTCGATGGCGGGGCTCGTGCCGGTCGTCGCCGGCCTGTACTCGATGACGAAGGCGGGCGTGATCGCGCTGTCCGAGGCGATGCACATCGAGCTGCTTCCGGAGGGGATCTCGGTCGCGGCGTACTGTCCCGGCCCCGTGCACAGCAACATCGCCGCGGCCGTCGCCCGGCGCCCCGAGAAGTACGGCGAGTCGGGGTACGCGCCGCCGCCGGCGGAGTTCACCGCCGCATCGCGTCACCAGCCCTATATGGATGCCGACGAGGCGGGCGAACGCGTGCTCGCCGGAGTGCGGCGCGGCGACATGTTCATCCTCACCCACCCCGAGTTCCGGGACGGCGTCGTCCAGCGGCACCGCACGATCGAGGCCTCGTTCCCGGACGAGCCGATCGATCAGGCGCGGCGCGACGCGATCCCCTTCCTGCTGGGCTCGCCCGTCTACGCTGAGGAGAACCGGCTCGCGCCGCCACGGCTGGCCGGGCGGGGCTGA
- a CDS encoding aldehyde dehydrogenase, with protein MTITSPSPTLSESILVDGLQLIGGEWVPSVTGRTIEVINPANREVIARIPRSDAADVEAAIDAAERAFPAWRDLNATARAALLFRWAQLIEEHTAEIDQLESQEVGRPHWGPPPMAGQLRFIAGQADKVQGVSLPTYSPETLGFTLREPYGVVGGIIPWNAPGPMFVTEVGAAIAAGNTIVMKPAEDAPLTPLALAKLALEAGIPAGVINVVTGYGHEAGAAIPASPRIRRMGFTGSPFTGSLIMAACAKNLTPLHLELGGKSPQVVFPDADLDQAIPAMATGITLNTGQICAAGSRVVVLRSIHDEVVERLATQMQKITYGPWHQPVNMGPLINEKQHSRVLGYIEAGRKEGADLVTGGGAPQGGDYGNGFFVQPTLFDNVSPDMTIAQEEIFGPVLSVIAVDDEQEAVRVANGTDYGLVASVWTRDVGIAVRMSRALQAGQVGVNNALGAGVIGGPFGGYKNSGFGRTMGADSVLEWTQVKTVSMRPAGAPRI; from the coding sequence ATGACCATCACCTCCCCGAGTCCGACACTGTCCGAGTCGATCCTCGTCGACGGCCTCCAGCTGATCGGCGGCGAATGGGTGCCCTCGGTGACCGGGCGCACGATCGAGGTCATCAACCCGGCCAACCGCGAGGTCATCGCCCGCATCCCGCGCAGCGACGCCGCGGACGTCGAGGCCGCCATCGACGCCGCAGAGCGGGCCTTCCCCGCCTGGCGAGACCTGAACGCCACCGCGCGTGCGGCGCTGCTGTTCCGGTGGGCCCAGCTGATCGAGGAGCACACCGCCGAGATCGACCAGCTCGAGTCGCAGGAGGTGGGCCGCCCCCACTGGGGACCGCCGCCCATGGCCGGCCAGCTGCGCTTCATCGCCGGTCAGGCCGACAAGGTGCAGGGCGTCTCGCTGCCGACCTACTCGCCCGAGACGCTCGGCTTCACGCTCCGCGAGCCCTACGGCGTCGTCGGGGGGATCATCCCCTGGAACGCCCCCGGTCCCATGTTCGTGACCGAGGTGGGGGCCGCGATCGCCGCGGGCAACACGATCGTCATGAAGCCCGCCGAGGACGCCCCGCTCACCCCGCTCGCCCTCGCGAAGCTGGCGCTCGAGGCGGGCATCCCGGCCGGCGTCATCAACGTCGTCACCGGCTACGGGCACGAGGCGGGGGCCGCGATCCCCGCGAGTCCCCGCATCCGCCGTATGGGCTTCACGGGGTCCCCCTTCACGGGGTCGCTCATCATGGCGGCCTGCGCCAAGAACCTCACGCCCCTGCACCTCGAGCTCGGCGGCAAGTCACCGCAGGTCGTGTTCCCGGATGCCGACCTCGACCAGGCGATCCCGGCCATGGCCACGGGCATCACCCTCAACACCGGCCAGATCTGCGCCGCGGGCTCGCGGGTCGTCGTGCTCCGCAGCATCCACGACGAGGTCGTCGAGCGGCTCGCGACCCAGATGCAGAAGATCACCTACGGTCCGTGGCACCAGCCGGTGAACATGGGGCCGCTCATCAACGAGAAGCAGCACTCGCGCGTGCTCGGCTACATCGAGGCGGGCAGGAAGGAGGGCGCCGACCTGGTGACCGGCGGCGGCGCCCCGCAGGGCGGGGACTACGGCAACGGCTTCTTCGTGCAGCCGACGCTGTTCGACAACGTCTCGCCCGACATGACGATCGCGCAGGAGGAGATCTTCGGCCCGGTGCTGTCGGTCATCGCGGTGGACGACGAGCAGGAGGCGGTCCGCGTCGCCAACGGCACCGACTACGGCCTCGTGGCCTCGGTCTGGACACGCGACGTGGGGATCGCGGTGCGCATGAGCCGCGCCCTGCAGGCGGGCCAGGTCGGCGTCAACAACGCGTTGGGCGCCGGCGTCATCGGCGGCCCCTTCGGCGGCTACAAGAACAGCGGCTTCGGTCGCACGATGGGCGCCGACTCGGTTCTGGAGTGGACCCAGGTCAAGACCGTG